Part of the Maridesulfovibrio bastinii DSM 16055 genome is shown below.
TCTGGGAGCATGTTCAACAGCTTTACGCAACTCCAGAAAACATAATGTTGATGGGCGGCTCCAATTTTTACAGGCCGATTTTACTACCGATGTTATCAAAAATGGAAGTCTTGATCTTGTTGTTGCAAATCCACCTTATCTGAGTCAGGCCGAGCTTGGCGAGATAAGCAGGGAAGTTTATGATTTTGAGCCGTGTGGAGCACTTGTCGGAGGTCCGCGCGGTGATGAGCTTATTAAGAGTTCTATACCTGTCATTGCCGGGCTTTTGAAAAAAAATGCGCTGGTATTTATGGAAATAGGCTACCTGCAGGGTGAAACTGTCAAAGATCTTTTTGAAAGTGCTGATGGCGCTTTTACCGATGTTTATATCCAAAAAGATATTTCCGGGCATGACCGCATCGCTGTTGCAAGAAAACGATGAATGGTTTCCCGAGGTTGCAAAAAAACAACAGCGAAGGTTTGTTTTGTTGTAAAAATACAACCTATTGAATTTTTGGGATAAAGATTATTTTAAAAATATGTCGTAATTTCAATATGTTAAATATCTATAGAAATGTGGCATGTTAATTGCTTTATTGGAAAGTGGAGGAACTATGCTACAAACTACAATTCGTAAAACTGTAAGATGCAAAGGTATTGGGCTGCACAGCGGCAAGCAGGTTGAAATGGTTCTGCGCCCCGCAGCTGAGGATACCGGTATTCTTTTTTCTTTACATACAGGATCAGGAAGTTCTTTTTTAACTCCTACCCCGGACCTTGTTGTTGCAACCAGCCTTGCCACGACTCTTGGGAATGGCGAAGATTCTGTTTCTACAGTTGAACATCTTCTGGCTTCAGTCAGAGGTATGGGAATTGACAATATACATGTTGAAGTACGCGGAAAAGAACTGCCTATAATGGATGGTAGTGCCGGTCCTTTTGTTTATCTTCTGCGTCAGGCCGGAATCAGAAATCAGGCTAAAGATCGTAAAGTCAAAGCTATCCGCAAGGAAATTACTTTTGAGCAGGATGGAAAATTTGTTAAAGCCACCCCATATAATGGCTTTGCGATTGACTATACAATAGAATTTGCTCATCCCCAGATTGGTCGTCAGAGACTCTCTCTTGATATTACTCCCGAAGTTTTTGGTGATAATCTTGCCAAAGCTAGAACTTTCGGATTTTTAAAAGAGGTTGAATATCTCCATGAGAATGGCCTTGCTCTTGGTGGATCGCTTGATAACGCTGTAGTTCTCGATGATTACGGCATTTTAAATAATGACGGACTCCGTTTTCAGGATGAATTTGTCCGCCATAAAATGCTTGATTTTGTAGGAGATATGGCTGTCCTTAATATGCCTCTTTACGGTAAATTTGAGGTGTTCGCTTCAGGACATGCCCTCAATAACGCTTTCTTAAAGTATGTTCTTTCGCAGGGCGAAGACTATATTGAAGAGCGCGTCCTCGGCAGCGGTACAGCTAAAGCAGCCAAAAAGGTTCACGAGCCTTCAGTTGGTGCAGTTCCGGTTCCAGCATAGTTTTTTAGTTTCCAGTTTATTCAAAAGCCCGTTTATTTATAAACGGGCTTTTTTTATGCATTTGTCCCGTCTTAATATGGTTTATATTAAATGAACTGCTTTTAGAAAAAAAGAATATACATAAAGAATAAAGCTGACTGATTATTCTCAGGTCCATGAATCTGGATTAACAGTGTTGAAAGATAGAATGGTTGTCTTTTTTGCTTTAAAATTTATTCGGATTTAATATTTGAGCTTCTTTTGTGTGACGGTGAAAGCAGGGAAGTCTTGACTGGTTTGCAGCAACAGGTGAGAATGCAGTTAATTGAAACATAAGGAGATTGTAATGTTCCGGTCATTAAATGCCAGAATTTCAACAATAGTTGCTGTAGTTGTCATCCTCTCATCACTTGCGACATTGTTTTTCATAGAAAACACCGTCCAGAATGATATGACTGCCGCTCAGGGAAAAACGGCGAGAAATATCATCAGGATGGCTATACTCAACCTGCAGGAAGGGCAGCAGGCTATGGCAAGATACAGAGTTCAAGCCATGAAAGACCGGAAGCAGGCTGTAAAAGATGCCCTAATGGTTTTTGAATCGCAGCTGGATAATTTATATGATCTGTATGAACAAGGTTCTATAACCAAAGATCAGGCAATACAAAGTGTTAGAAGTCTGGTTCATAATACCAGATATTTTAATAATGATTATTTCTTTGTTTACACTGAAGATATGGTCTCTGTCGCACACCCGGATAAAGGCATACAGGGTAGAGATGTAAGCGACATGACGGATGTTAAAGGTTACGCTTTTGGTAAAGGGATAAAACAGAAGGCTGCGGAAGGCAGAGGCTCTTACCTGACCATCTGGTGGAAAAGGCTTGGAAATGATGTCCCTATCCCTAAAATCCTGTATGTGAAGTCGTGCAAAAAATGGAACTGGATTATCGGTACCGGAACTTATGTTGATGATATTGAAGCTCAGATTGCAGCCAAGAGAACAAATTTTATCGAAGAGTTAAAAAAAGGTTTTGATAAAGTGAGGCTGGCTGAGTCAGGAAGACTTTTTATTTTTGACGATCAGAAAAATATAATTGTTCCACCTAAAGGATATAGTGCTAATTTTCAGAATAGAATTAATCTGACAACAGGGAACACTATTTTACACGACCTGCGTGAGACAGCCAAAAAGAATGAATGGAAACTGGACTATTCTGTAGCAGGAGCAAACCATGAAATTGATGAGAGGGTTTCCTATGTTAAGCATTTTAAACCTCTCGGATGGTATATCGCTTCTATAGTTCCCAAATGTGAAATTGAAGAGCCTGTTGAAAATCTGGTTAAAAAGCAGGCGGCCATCAGCCTGATTATTTTGATGGTTACACTGGCGTTGATTTATTACGCAATTAAAAAAATGTGTGAACCAATAAGGAATGTTTCAAAAATGGCCCGCCTTGTTGCTAAAGGCGATTTACGAAATGCCGGTATTTTTTTCAAAGAGGTGATGGTTAATACTTCATACATAACCAGAGCTGAAGCAGGACGTAAGATTTGTGAAATCAATACTGATAATAAACGCATAGACGAGATTGGGCAGTTGGTTATCTCGTTTCATGAAATGATAACAACTCTTAATTCTCTTGTCGGGCATGTTCAAAAATCCGGAGAAATGGTTACAGGCTCTGCTGTACAGATGGGGTCAGCCATAAATCAGCTTGAAATTACCGTTGAAGATCAGGCCACAGCCACTCAGGAACTTGGAAGTACTGCGCGGGAAATTTCTTCAACCGCCAATGAACTTGCCAGAACCATGAATGATTCAACCGAGGTTGCGATCAAAACAGCCGGGCTTGCGGCTAGAGGTTTTTCTGATTTAGAGGTCATGGCTGAGAATATGCAGAAAATGCGTGAAGCCTCGACAGAGATTTTTTCAAAGCTGTCAATAATCAACTCTAAGGCTGCTAATATCAGCACCGTAGTTACATCCATCTCTAAAATATCAGAGCAGATTAACCTTTTGTCCTTGAATGCCGCTATAGAAGCTGAAAAAGCCGGTGAGTTCGGTCAGGGGTTTTCTGTAGTAGCTAGGGAAATACGCAAATTAGCTGATCAGACCGCCATGTCTACACTCGATATTGAAAAGATTGTTGCGGAGATGACTTCCGCTGTCTCTGCTGGAGTTATGGGTATGGATAAGTTCAGGCAGCAGGTCGAATCAGGAGTTTCAAATGTTGAGGACCTTGGCAGGGGAATAGGTGAAGTTGTCCATCAGGTGCATTCCCTTAGTCCTCAGTTTGAAACAGTAAATGAAGGAATGCAGAATCAGAGTGATGGAGCCGCTCAGATAAGTAAAGCAATCTTGCAGTTAAGCGAGACTGCCGTACAAACCAGAGATTCGCTCGAAGAATTTATATCCATAACTGAAAAACTCACAGAGTCCGTTTCCGGGCTGGAAGCAGAAATATCTGTATTTAAAGTTGATTGATTTAAAATTATTTTTAGTAGCAAATTAAAAATGGCCTGAAGTTGATATCTTCAGGCCATTTTTTATTGGTTTTAATAAGTCGTGATTATTTTTGATGATGCTTGATTATGGTCCTTTCAAGGGCATCAAAATCAAGAGGTTTTGGAAGATAATCATCCATTCCTGATCTAAGGAAGCGCTCCCGGTCTCCGGGCAGGGCATAGGCTGTAATGGCTATGATAGGTACTTCCGGTTCAGTTGCTCCTGAGCCTGACGATCTTATTGTTGAAGTAGCTGTCAGACCATCCATAACCGGCATCTGAATATCCATAACTATGCAGTCAAACTGATTTTCCAGAACAGCTTCAACAGCTTTTCTGCCGTCCGGCACCCCGGTGATTGAATATCCTTTTTTATAAAGATATCTGGTTATTGCCAGCAGATTTATTCTATTATCTTCAACAACTAGAACTCTTATTCCGTTTTGTGGAGGTAAGTTGGCCTCTTTTGATGACGTTAATTTATTTTCAGAACTTCCCAAATTACTCTGGGTTGAAAGGAAAAGATAGAAGTCAGAGTTAGTGCCTTGATGGTTGATGTAAAGGTTCCTCATGGCTTACTCCTGCGAGCTTATATTTTAAGGCAAATTTTATGTCTAATTATCAATATAGTTATTTGTAGCATAAATAACAATGGCGTTTTTAATGAAAGTTTAAAAAATAGCTGCTAAAAATTTGATTTCTAATCTGACTATTTTAATTAATTGATAAAATATTTTTGATTATTTAGAAATAGAATTTATAAAATCAGGTAAAATACTACTGGACTCATTTGGCGATATTTTTTCGTAACCTATGAATTCAACAGTATTATTTTTTTTGAGCTGAGAAAAATTATTTGAATTTATCTGATTTGATGAAATTAATTTAAAAGCTGCTGTCTGTTTTTTATATAAAATTTTTAATCTGCTATTGCCTGTCTGACTGTGAGTAAAACAGAATATCCCTTCATAAAAATTATCTTCTCGATTTGAGCGTTCGGTAACATTTATGAGGGCTTCATGGTTGTAACCCTCAGGAATAAGCCACGGCATATAAAGCAGTATTGAATTGCCTTTGGAGAATGAATTGAGGCTGGTAACAGAGCGCAAGACGTTAAAGAATCTGTCTGTGTGATTGCTGTCTGACAACAAGAAATTGCAAAATTGGGTGTATGTCGGAAGTTTCGGCAAGTAGTTTTGTGAAAATATTCTAAGCGATTTAGATTCAAATTTGGCTCTTGCTGCAATAAAGTCTCCGGCCGCTTCCTGAGGCGTCATTGTTGAAAAATCGTTTCCAGAGTCTGCTGTAATTTCTTTGAGAATAATATCAGGATAAAGCTGCTCAACTATGAAAGTTAAAATATCTCCGACTGACGGGGTGGACTGAATCTTGGCAAGCAGCGAAAGGTTTTCAACTTCTATCCAACCGAAATTTTGTCTTTCCCATTTCAGCAGGGTTCCACGGAGCTTTTGTCCCACCCTATATCTATTTCTAAAAATAACAGATTTTTTATTGGAACTTCCATTTTTGTGCTGATTGGAATAGTTGCCATACCCAAATATTTTCATCGGAATCAACCGCCCTGATCAATAATAAGCTCAACCTCATCAAGAGTTAAACCTGTTCCTTTAGCCAATTGGGATGCAGATTTTCCTGCTCTGTGTCCTGTCAGTATTATTTGCCTTAAAAATTGTGGTGACTTGGAAAATTCTTGAGCCTGCTTGATTATTTTTTCAAGTTTAGCTGATTTTTCTTCCAGCTGTTTATCCAGAATTGACAGTTCCGCCTGTCGCTTTTCAAATGTGTTGACAAGTTCATTTTCCAACTGAGCATTGAAATGTAGTTTATTTATAAATTCCTGCTGTTTGCTTTGCAGCTCCATCAATAATGATTCAGACTTTTTAAGTCGTATAAAAAAAAGAATAACGACAGTGAGTAGAACAAGTTCAGTCAGTGATAGCAGTATCAGTAAAAGCGTAGTCATCAGGATATCCGTTTCTACGAGTGTAATTTATAATTAAATTTTGACATTGATTATATTGCCAGACCACGGTGAAGTCTTCACTGGAGGATCATCATCTTCCTTCTTTGATTTTTCTTTTCTCTCTTTTCTTTGATCCATGGAATGCTGCTGCGCAGCACCTTCTTTATGGTCCGATATAGCATTGCTGCCATCTTTTTTTTCAATTTTCTGAATCTGTTTTTGGGCGTTTTTATTTATTTCCTGATCATTAGGATTTATTACAAGCGCATTTTGCAGTTCCGATTTAACCAGCTCGGCATTAAATACCTTTTGAACATGAGTCATTTGCGAAATGACCAGAGGCATATCTACAGGTCCGGGCATGTGTTACCTCACAAGGTATTCTTCAAAAAGAATTTCATCAAATTGACCTGCTGCAATGTATTGATTGATGACCATCAGCAGATCTTTTTTCAAAGCTTCCCCATTTTTCTTATCGGATAAGAAATTTAAATCTTTATTTTTCATATAGTAATAGACCGCATCGCGAATGGTAACTTTTTTGCGGGCATATTCGGCAACAACAAGTTCATCCGTTGTTGTCAGTGAAAATCTGGCAACAAGAAAGCGTATCGCACCTTTTTTGTCTTTGTGGTCTATCCAGAAAGGCTTCATTCGTATGAGCGTAATACCAGGCTCTTCCGGTGGCGGTGGCGGGGCCTGCTTTTCAACTGGAGGCGGTGGCGGAGTTTCTTCCTCAAGCGGGGCTTCCTGCGGCGGAGGTGCAGGCTTTTCTTCAGGAGAATCAAATATGAATACTTTAACAGCTATAGCTGAAAGCAAAAGGATTATGACTCCGATCCCAATGAAGACAAATAACATTGTCTTGCTTTTTTTCTTTTGTGGAGATTCACCAAGAGAGGGAATATCTTCTGGTTCTTCTTCGGGAAGCTCTTCTTCCTCGTCCTCGTCTTCCAGAAAAGGGGCATCATCGAGGTCAAGATCAACCTTTTGAGCGGCTCTGCCCTGTGAAGCAGATCCACCACTTTCTTCAGTCGCCATTTCAGAACTTTCTTCTGCGGCTGTAGATTGATCTATTGTTTCATCAGATTCGTCTGCGGCGAGGAAAACCATAGGCGCAACCTTTTAATTTATGGTGTATTTGCAGGCAGAAAATGTCAGGTGCACCGTGTAAAAGGATTCAGGTCTGCCGGATTTTATCATTCCGGCAGACCTTATTTTTCTATTCAAAAATTTTATTGATTTTCTGGCCGAGTGTATCAGGAGTAAAAGGCTTTACAATGTAGTTGGATACTTTTGCCTGAACAGCTTCTATAATATTTTCCTGCTGAGCTTCCGCTGTAACCATAAGGAAGGGCAGATCTGAAAATTCTTCACTTGCTCTAACCTTGCGCAGAAGATCGATACCGGTCATCTGAGGCATATTCCAGTCTGATACGATAAACTGGATGCCATCATCTTTATTGAGCATTTCCCATGCGGTTGTTCCGTCATCTGCTTCAACAATATTAGTGAAGCCGATTTGTCTGAGGATGTTTTTTACAATACGCCGCATTGTTGCGAAATCATCGACAACCAGAACTTTCATAGAATAATCAATAGCCATTTATTTCTCCTTACTACTCCGGTTCGTATTGTTCCCGGAACATTTTTCTCAACTTTTGCAGGGCTTGTGAATGAAGCTGTGAAACTCGTCCTTCGGTTATTTCCATTACTTCGGAGGTTTCTTTCATATTTAGTTCCTCTCCGTAATATAAGGATAATACCAGTTTTTCGCGCGGCGTCAAACTTTCTATGAGGTCGGCAACCTTAAGAACGGTTTCCTGAAAAAGGGCTGACTCATAAGGCTCATTGTTAAAACCGCCATCTTTATTGCTGGAAAGATTATCACTGAATAAATCAAGGCTTACGCACATCTGGTTTTGCAGGGCTTCCAGACCCTGCTGAACTTCTTCAGCTGAAAATCCTGTAGCATTTTCAATCTGTTCCTGAGTTGGAGTCTGCCCAAGCTGATGCTCCAGCTCCCGTATCGTGCTTTCAATAGTCTTGACTTTCTGTCTGAGTCCTCTGGAAAACCAGTCCATGCGGCGCAGTTCGTCAAGCATTGCTCCCTTTATTCTGTTCTCGGAATAGGTTTCGAATTTAATACCGAGTTCAGGACGGAATTTCCCAAGTGATTCAACCAGACCGACACTTCCAGCGCTGATAAGTTCTCCAAGTTCGACGCTTTGAGGCAGCTTTGCCTTCATTCGCAAGGCAATAATACGTATCTTCGGAGAGTAATGCCTTACTATGGCTTCTCTCTCCGCTGGTGAAAAGTCTTCCCAGGCCGTGGTCCCTGATTCAAGATCAAGCCACGGATTGTTCCTGGAAGAGGAGTTTTTTCCAGAAGAACTTAATATTACCATCTAGCTCGGATGTTGGTTTCCATTTTGAAATTTTGTGCGCAGCTTCTTCAATCGCTTTGCCTGCCGGACAATCCGGATATAAGCTGCAGACCGGGGTCTGCTTTATTACAGCACTTCGCATATGCTGATCACGGGGGATAACCCCTACAAGGTCCAGTGAAATTCCGCTTAGGAAATGGTCACATGCTTTGTAAAGTTTGCTGAAAATCTCTTTTGCCGACTTCATGTCATTGGCCATATTGATAATGACCCGGAACTTATCTACTCCGTGATTGAGTTTCATAACTTTAATCAGGGCGTAGGCGTCTGTGAGAGATGTCGGCTCAGGTGTTACCACAAGCAACCGTTCCTGAACAGCAAGATTAAAGTAGAGCACGTTGTCATTGATGCCGGCACCGGTATCAACGATCAGGTAGTCCACTTCATCTTCAAGGTAATCCATAGCTTCAAGCAGGTCCAGTTTCTGACCGGTTGAGAGACTTACCATATCACCAACTCCGGATGAAGCAGGAAGTATGTCGAAACCGTAGGATGTTTTAAATAGTACATCCTTAAGTTTGCTGCCCTCATGGAAAAGATGGAACAGATTCAGGTCCGGTGCTATCCCCAGCAGAACATCTACATTAGCCAGTCCAAGGTCCGCGTCAAGGAGAACCACTTTTTTGCCCATCCTGCTTAAGTTATATGCAAGATTGACAGAAATATTGGTTTTGCCAACTCCCCCTTTACCGGAGGTGACTGAAAGGACCATAGGAAGATTGGTTGTCATCAGCATTACCCTGTATTATTTTAAGTCTTTATTACGTTGCTGTTTAAAATTATGCAACGTGTATTAATTATTTATTTTAACTGTTTTTACGCTGCGTTTCGTTTATGTCCGGGAAGCTGGTGTTTAAAAACAAGCCTCCAGAAATCTTTTTCGTCTGCTTCCACAATACTGTTGCGCAGTCCTGAGCCGAAAGACAGAGCGGAAACAGGTATTTCACATTCATGGGCCATATTTATAAGAGAACCGTAGTTGCATGATTCATCCAGCTTGGACCAGATAACACTCTCAAGTCTGGGGCAACTGTATTTTCTTATAAATACTCTGTATTGGGCCGGAGCGAAATAAGGATTCATAACCAGATGCACAGCCAGATCTTTGTTATCATCCAAGCCGTAAATGGCAAGCCATGTTTCAAGATCTGTGTCATTGCTGAGTCCTGGCAGATCAATAAAAATTCTGTCAAACGCCGGGCTTTCGCCGAGCAGGGCGATTACATCCTCCCGGGAGGCTATTTCCCTGAAACCAAGTCCTGAAAGGTCTGCATAATGTCTTAAAACCAGACGTCCTTTGCCCTGACCCTGATCTGCCGAAACAAGGCATATTCTGCTTTTGGGATTTTCTTTTTTTTCTTTTAAAGCCAGCCGGATTAAAGCTGAAGTTTTTCCTACTCCGTGCGGTCCTGCGAATGCGTGAAATTTATGGGGCCATTTTTTATGATTGAAAGGACATATTCTGGCAATTTTTTCGAGTGCCGGCAAAACCGCTTTGGTTTTGTCTCCGCAAAGTTCTCTGAAAAGTTTCAGAATTACTTTATCCGTAACACCTTCTTTTTCCAGATATTCCATTGCCAGACGCTGGCGGGGAGCAAGGAGAGAAAGGTTCATCTGCGGTTTCAGCAGGGCCATCATGTGATCTTTAATCTGATCCCATTCCCGGCTCCATTCTGGGATATTACTCATGGCAGCTCCAATGGTGTCATCTTTACTGCACTGATCAGCTGAGGTTTTTACTTCGGTGTCATTCTCAATATTATCCACAGCGACCATGATTTCATGGATCTTCCCGCCGGATTCTTCTACGCTCTTATTGCTGAGAATCACCGCACTGTCCCCGAATTCAGCTTTTATTTCTGAAAAAAGAGCAGCTGTACTTTTTCCCCTGAATGTCTTTACCCGCATAAGCTCACCTTTTTAAACTTCTACCATTCCGGCTGAGTAGATTCTAATGTCCGCAGGAATTTCAGCCTGAGATATTACAGGTATTGTAGGCAAGAAGCGTACCATCAGTTGGGCGATATGGCTCCTGAGCTGTGGAGGGCATAAAAGGACCGGCTGCCCGTCTGTTTCAAGAACATTTTCCGCCGTTTTATTGACAGATTGAATGAGCTGCTGTGCCGTGCCGGGGTCAAGAGCAAGGTATCCGCCGCCTTCAGCCGGGCGAACACCGTTGTTTAAGGTTGATTCAATATTTTGACCAAGGGTCATTATGGGCAGGCTTCCATCACTTGCAAGGTATGGCTTGATAATTGTCCTTCCCATGTGTGAGCGTACATATTCCGTGAGCTGCGCCGGATCTTTGATTGAAGCTCCATAATCTGACAGAGCCTCGACAATGGTGAGCATGTCACGAATGGATACATTTTCTTTGACCAGACTCTGAAGAACTTTCTGGACATTACCAAGTGACATGATTCCGGGAACAAGGTCTTCAACCGCTTTCGGAGCCCTTTTGGAAAGGTTGTCCAAAAGGTCCTGAGTTTCCTGTCTTCCAAGGAATTCATGCAGATTTCTGCGAAATACTTCGGTAAGATGTGTCGCAATAACTGTTGAGGGATCAACAACCGTATATCCTGCGAGCATTGCTTCTTCTTTCTGGGATTCCGGTACCCATACGGCAGGCAGGTTGAAGGCCGGTTCAACGGTTTCAACACCCTGAATTCTATGCTTGGCATCACCGGGGTCCATGGCCAGAAAATGATCTATAAGTATTTCAGCGGACGCAACAGCGTTACCTTTTATGAGCACTCTGTATTCACCGGGTTTGAGCTGAAGATTATCACGGAGATGCATTGAAGGAACAATTACACCCATATCAAGAGCAAACTGGCGGCGTATGGAACGGATTCTCGAAAGCAGATTGCCATTCTGGTCTTCATCAACAAGAGGAATCAGGCCGTAACCTACCTCAAGCTCAAGCTGATCAAGTGGCAGCAGGGATTGAACCTCTTCCGGGCTGTCCAGTGAAGGAGCCTCTCCGGATTTTTTGTCAGCTGCTTCATTCTCTGCATCTCCAGGCTGAATATCGCGGCCCATAAGGGAAAGCCCGTAAAGGAGAGCTGAAAGAGTGAAGAACGGGATTGTAGGCATACCGGGAACAATACCGAAAATTACAAGAATTCCTGAAACAAGTTTCAGTGCTCTTGAATTATGGGTCAACTGCCCGATAAATTCTTCACCCATCTTTGCTTCTGCAGCAGCGCGGGAAACAATGATACCGGCTGAAGTTGAAATAATCAGTGAAGGGATAGTGGAAACCAGACCATCACCGATTGTCAGCAGGGTGTAGGTCTGCGCGGCGTCCTGCCATGCCATTCCTTTTTGAAGGGTCCCGATGAGAATTCCGCCGATGATGTTGACGAAAGTAATAATGATACCGGCTTTAACATCTCCCTGTACAAACTTTCCAGCACCATCCATAGCTCCGTAGAAGTCAGCTTCCCGGCGTATGTCGGAACGCTGTTTCTGGGCTTCATCTTCATCTATAAGACCGGAGTTGAGGTCGGCTTCGATTGCCATCTGTTTACCGGGCATGGCATCAAGGGTAAATCTTGCGGCAACTTCAGCAATACGTGTTGTACCGGCAACGATAACTGTTTTGTTCAGGATGAATAGAATAAGAAATATGACTATACCGATAAGGTAGTTACCACCGACAACAAATTCACCAAAACTCTTAATAACGCTACCAGCGGCTGAGGTCCCTTCATCGCCATGAAGGAGAATTGCTCTTGTTGTCGCCACGTTCAGAGCAAGCCTCAAAAGAGTGGTGACCAGCAGGAGTGATGGAAAAATTGAAAATTCAAGAGGGGATATCATGAACATGGACGTAACGAGAATTACAAGTCCGAGAGAGATACTGACCGTCAGCATAAAGTCTATAAATAATGTCGGCAGAGGAATCAGCATAATAAAAAGGATAACTACAACTCCGCCGGCAAGGAGAAGGTCTCCGTGTTTGGAGAACTGAG
Proteins encoded:
- the flhA gene encoding flagellar biosynthesis protein FlhA, producing the protein MSKAKSINLDYSQFSKHGDLLLAGGVVVILFIMLIPLPTLFIDFMLTVSISLGLVILVTSMFMISPLEFSIFPSLLLVTTLLRLALNVATTRAILLHGDEGTSAAGSVIKSFGEFVVGGNYLIGIVIFLILFILNKTVIVAGTTRIAEVAARFTLDAMPGKQMAIEADLNSGLIDEDEAQKQRSDIRREADFYGAMDGAGKFVQGDVKAGIIITFVNIIGGILIGTLQKGMAWQDAAQTYTLLTIGDGLVSTIPSLIISTSAGIIVSRAAAEAKMGEEFIGQLTHNSRALKLVSGILVIFGIVPGMPTIPFFTLSALLYGLSLMGRDIQPGDAENEAADKKSGEAPSLDSPEEVQSLLPLDQLELEVGYGLIPLVDEDQNGNLLSRIRSIRRQFALDMGVIVPSMHLRDNLQLKPGEYRVLIKGNAVASAEILIDHFLAMDPGDAKHRIQGVETVEPAFNLPAVWVPESQKEEAMLAGYTVVDPSTVIATHLTEVFRRNLHEFLGRQETQDLLDNLSKRAPKAVEDLVPGIMSLGNVQKVLQSLVKENVSIRDMLTIVEALSDYGASIKDPAQLTEYVRSHMGRTIIKPYLASDGSLPIMTLGQNIESTLNNGVRPAEGGGYLALDPGTAQQLIQSVNKTAENVLETDGQPVLLCPPQLRSHIAQLMVRFLPTIPVISQAEIPADIRIYSAGMVEV